Proteins from one Streptomyces sp. NBC_00289 genomic window:
- a CDS encoding tellurite resistance TerB family protein: protein MALWDRVKESASTMQTQLMAKKNDLKSGAFRDASMAMCALVAAADGTIDPAERQRVAQLIATNEVLQNFDATDLQRRFDANLDKLTADFAFGKVSVLQEVAKAKKKPAEARAVIQIGIVIGGADGDFDKTEQAVVREACFTLDLPPHEFDL, encoded by the coding sequence ATGGCCCTGTGGGACCGCGTCAAGGAGTCCGCGTCGACGATGCAGACCCAGCTCATGGCGAAGAAGAACGACCTGAAGAGCGGCGCCTTCCGCGACGCGAGTATGGCGATGTGCGCGCTGGTCGCGGCGGCGGACGGCACCATCGACCCCGCCGAGCGACAGCGGGTCGCCCAGCTCATCGCCACCAACGAGGTGCTGCAGAACTTCGACGCCACCGACCTCCAGCGCCGCTTCGACGCGAACCTCGACAAGCTGACCGCCGACTTCGCCTTCGGCAAGGTGAGCGTGCTGCAGGAGGTCGCCAAGGCGAAGAAGAAGCCCGCCGAGGCGCGTGCCGTCATCCAGATCGGCATCGTCATCGGCGGCGCCGACGGCGACTTCGACAAGACCGAGCAGGCCGTGGTCCGCGAGGCCTGCTTCACCCTCGACCTGCCGCCGCACGAGTTCGACCTCTGA
- the cyc2 gene encoding germacradienol/geosmin synthase Cyc2: MTQQPFELPHFYMPYVARLNPHVDEARAHSTEWARGMGMLEGSGVWEQADLDAHDYGLLCAYTHPDCDGPALSLITDWYVWVFFFDDHFLEIFKRTQDRAGGKAYLDRLPLFMPLDLSTPVPEPQNPVEAGLADLWARTVPSMSADWRRRFAVATEHLLNESLWELSNINEGRIANPVEYIEMRRKVGGAPWSAGLVEYATAEVPVSVAGSRPLRVLMETFSDGVHLRNDLFSYQREVEEEGELSNGVLVLETFFGCTTQEAAETVNDVLTSRLHQFEHTALTEVPALALEKGLNPAEVAAVASYAQGLQDWQSGGHEWHMRSSRYMNARARSTTPWQGLTGPGTSAADVGALLASAGAERLRAYTHVPYQKVGPSLLPDFHMPFQVELSPHLDGARHRLTGWTHGVGMLQEGVWDEDKLASCDLPLCAAGLDPDATAEELDLSSQWLAWGTYGDDYYPLVYGNRRDLAAARLTTERLSACMPVDGEGILVPLNAMERGLIDLWARTTAAMTSDQRRTLKDAVNVMTESWVWELSNQLQNRIPDPVDYLEMRRATFGSDLTMGLCRMGHGPAVPPEVYRSGPVRSLENAAVDYACLLNDVFSYQKEIEYEGEIHNAILVVQNFFGIDYPSALGVVQDLMTQRMQQFQHVATHELPVVYEDFGLSEEAREIMRGYVSDLQNWMAGILNWHRAVDRYKPEFLARRSHGFLPDRAPAMPVG, encoded by the coding sequence ATGACGCAGCAGCCCTTCGAACTCCCGCACTTCTACATGCCGTACGTGGCGCGACTGAACCCGCATGTCGACGAAGCCCGTGCCCACTCCACCGAGTGGGCGCGCGGGATGGGCATGCTGGAAGGCTCCGGGGTCTGGGAGCAGGCCGACCTCGACGCGCACGACTACGGCCTGCTCTGCGCCTACACCCACCCCGACTGCGACGGCCCCGCCCTCTCGCTGATCACCGACTGGTACGTGTGGGTCTTCTTCTTCGACGACCACTTCCTGGAGATCTTCAAACGCACCCAGGACCGTGCCGGCGGCAAGGCCTACCTCGACCGGCTGCCGCTGTTCATGCCGCTGGACCTCTCGACTCCCGTGCCCGAACCGCAGAACCCGGTCGAGGCCGGTCTCGCCGACCTGTGGGCGCGTACGGTGCCGTCGATGTCCGCCGACTGGCGCCGGCGTTTCGCCGTGGCCACCGAACACCTGCTCAACGAGTCCCTGTGGGAGCTGTCCAACATCAACGAGGGGCGGATCGCCAACCCCGTCGAGTACATCGAGATGCGCCGCAAGGTCGGCGGAGCCCCCTGGTCGGCGGGGCTCGTGGAATACGCGACCGCCGAGGTGCCCGTGTCCGTCGCCGGGTCACGGCCGCTGCGGGTGCTGATGGAGACCTTCTCCGACGGCGTGCACCTGCGCAACGACCTGTTCTCCTACCAGCGGGAGGTCGAGGAGGAGGGCGAGCTCAGCAACGGCGTGCTGGTCCTGGAGACCTTCTTCGGCTGCACCACCCAGGAGGCCGCCGAGACCGTCAACGACGTCCTCACCTCCCGCCTGCACCAGTTCGAGCACACCGCACTCACCGAAGTCCCCGCACTGGCCCTGGAGAAGGGCCTGAACCCGGCGGAGGTGGCCGCCGTCGCCTCGTACGCGCAGGGGCTTCAGGACTGGCAGTCCGGCGGTCACGAATGGCACATGCGCTCCAGCCGCTACATGAACGCCCGCGCGCGGTCCACCACCCCGTGGCAGGGCCTGACGGGCCCCGGCACCTCCGCCGCCGACGTCGGAGCGCTGCTCGCCTCGGCCGGCGCCGAGCGGCTGCGCGCCTACACGCACGTGCCGTACCAGAAGGTCGGTCCGTCCCTGCTGCCCGACTTCCACATGCCGTTCCAGGTCGAGCTCAGCCCGCACCTGGACGGCGCCCGCCACCGCCTCACCGGCTGGACGCACGGCGTGGGCATGCTCCAGGAGGGCGTCTGGGACGAGGACAAACTGGCCTCCTGCGACCTCCCGCTGTGCGCGGCGGGCCTCGACCCCGACGCGACGGCCGAGGAGCTCGACTTGAGCTCGCAGTGGCTCGCCTGGGGGACGTACGGCGACGACTACTACCCGCTCGTCTACGGCAACCGACGCGACCTGGCCGCCGCCCGGCTCACCACGGAACGCCTGTCGGCCTGCATGCCCGTCGACGGCGAGGGGATCCTCGTCCCCCTCAACGCCATGGAGCGCGGACTCATCGACCTGTGGGCGCGCACGACGGCCGCGATGACCTCCGACCAGCGCCGGACCCTCAAGGACGCGGTGAACGTCATGACCGAGAGCTGGGTGTGGGAGCTGTCCAACCAGCTCCAGAACCGCATCCCCGACCCGGTCGACTACCTGGAGATGCGCCGCGCCACCTTCGGCTCCGACCTCACCATGGGCCTGTGCCGGATGGGCCACGGCCCCGCCGTCCCGCCGGAGGTGTACCGCAGCGGACCCGTCCGCTCGTTGGAGAACGCCGCCGTCGACTACGCGTGCCTGCTCAACGACGTCTTCTCCTACCAGAAGGAGATCGAGTACGAGGGCGAGATCCACAACGCGATCCTCGTCGTACAGAACTTCTTCGGCATCGACTACCCGAGCGCCCTCGGCGTCGTCCAGGACCTGATGACCCAGCGCATGCAGCAGTTCCAGCACGTCGCCACACACGAACTGCCCGTCGTCTACGAGGACTTCGGCCTGTCCGAGGAGGCCCGCGAGATCATGCGGGGCTATGTGTCCGACCTTCAGAACTGGATGGCCGGCATCCTGAACTGGCACCGCGCGGTCGACCGCTACAAACCCGAGTTCCTGGCCCGACGCTCCCACGGGTTCCTGCCGGACCGGGCGCCCGCGATGCCCGTGGGCTGA
- a CDS encoding ScbA/BarX family gamma-butyrolactone biosynthesis protein: MPHVRQLAETPKPTGAQQAPPPPDMTTTPPSTTSPAAVPTGSPETLTATVPRQFVHRAAVAETLLTGWTTTGADRFTVSAQWPRAHQLHVSADRTSYDPLLVAETVRQCGALLAHTEYGVPLDHRFVLHELRVGTRPERLAVGPLPAEPVVGITVTEVRRRGGRPAAMRYDADVRLGGETVATGHIDVSWTGENVYRRLRGGRTPDSVVALAVPPGLPAATVDRAVPADVVLAPTRRRDRWQLRVDTTHPVFFDHPLDHVPGMLFLEAARQAARVRGLASRPPVALRTVFRQYAELDRPTWIQATEEGTEYIQVVGIQGESTVFECRVSTGAP; this comes from the coding sequence ATGCCTCACGTTCGGCAGCTTGCCGAGACCCCGAAGCCGACCGGTGCCCAGCAGGCGCCGCCGCCACCGGACATGACCACGACTCCTCCGTCCACCACGTCCCCGGCGGCCGTTCCCACCGGCTCGCCCGAGACCCTGACGGCCACCGTGCCCCGGCAGTTCGTGCATCGCGCGGCGGTCGCGGAGACCCTCCTCACCGGCTGGACCACCACCGGAGCGGACCGGTTCACCGTATCCGCCCAGTGGCCGCGGGCGCACCAGTTGCACGTGTCCGCCGACCGGACGTCGTACGACCCGCTGTTGGTCGCGGAGACCGTCCGTCAGTGCGGCGCGCTCCTCGCGCACACCGAGTACGGCGTCCCCCTCGACCACCGGTTCGTGCTGCACGAACTGCGCGTCGGTACGCGCCCCGAGCGGCTGGCCGTCGGTCCGCTGCCCGCCGAGCCCGTGGTCGGCATCACCGTCACGGAGGTCCGGCGGCGCGGCGGCCGCCCGGCCGCGATGCGCTACGACGCCGACGTCCGGCTGGGCGGCGAAACCGTCGCGACCGGGCACATCGACGTCTCCTGGACCGGCGAGAACGTCTACCGGCGGCTGCGCGGCGGCCGTACCCCGGACTCCGTCGTCGCGCTGGCCGTCCCGCCCGGACTGCCGGCCGCCACCGTGGACCGGGCCGTGCCGGCGGACGTCGTCCTGGCCCCGACCCGCCGCCGCGACCGCTGGCAGCTGCGCGTCGATACCACCCATCCCGTTTTCTTCGACCACCCCCTCGACCACGTGCCCGGCATGCTCTTCCTGGAGGCGGCCCGCCAGGCGGCACGGGTGCGCGGCCTCGCCTCCCGTCCGCCGGTGGCGCTGCGCACCGTCTTCCGTCAGTACGCCGAACTCGACCGCCCCACCTGGATCCAGGCGACGGAGGAGGGCACCGAGTACATACAAGTGGTCGGAATACAGGGCGAGTCGACCGTCTTCGAATGCCGGGTCAGTACCGGCGCACCGTGA
- a CDS encoding DUF6114 domain-containing protein, which produces MADLPGQGVRPAFRRWRAGRPFWGGLLLTLGGAEILLTEKASLDVILHSSARTLSGYLLPTLMVLLGLLILFNPTQRLFYSITAILLSLGTWLTSNLGGFFVGIILGAVGSCLAFGWLPDQEPRRDRRQRKRAARAARAAAAKGSEATAVDLTKDAEVAEARS; this is translated from the coding sequence ATGGCGGACCTGCCAGGGCAGGGGGTACGGCCCGCCTTCCGGCGCTGGCGGGCCGGCCGCCCGTTCTGGGGCGGGCTGCTGCTCACCCTGGGCGGAGCGGAGATCCTGCTCACCGAGAAGGCGTCGCTCGACGTCATCCTGCACAGCAGCGCGCGGACCCTGTCCGGCTATCTCCTGCCGACGCTGATGGTGCTGCTGGGACTGCTCATCCTGTTCAACCCCACCCAGCGCCTCTTCTACTCGATCACCGCGATCCTGCTCTCCCTGGGCACCTGGCTCACCTCCAACCTCGGCGGCTTCTTCGTCGGGATCATCCTGGGAGCCGTCGGCAGCTGCCTGGCCTTCGGGTGGCTGCCGGACCAGGAGCCGCGCCGCGACCGTCGGCAGCGCAAGCGGGCGGCCCGGGCCGCGAGAGCGGCGGCCGCGAAGGGTTCCGAGGCCACGGCAGTCGACCTCACGAAGGACGCGGAGGTCGCCGAGGCACGTTCCTAG
- a CDS encoding damage-control phosphatase ARMT1 family protein has translation MADTPPAPVILGDEPGSFPHGVLAERHPAIIRQVREAFPYGPEQHRALDALLDSCTKGVIEPLPADAHDGAHWTRWGLPEYTGRSWFDIPWLWSESYFYRRLLDAVGYFGPGPWQGIDPFHPFKQAELDAPETDEELAALDGLADLPADEQLQALLLGSLWGNRADLGFRLSARQEASAARGLVADDSEALWARLTNSGTLCVIADNAGRELVPDLLLVARLLELGRVERAVLHVKPYPYYVSDATTADVVDALRRLTGAGGRAAAYGRTLWSAMADGRLTVRAHPFAAAPLPFAELPADLREEFAAAALTIVKGDLNYRRLVGDRLWPPTTPFADVTASFPGPVAALRTLKSDVITGLDAGTEAALVAAEGQRWRTGGTHALIQVRG, from the coding sequence ATGGCCGACACCCCGCCCGCCCCCGTGATCCTCGGCGACGAACCCGGCTCGTTCCCGCACGGTGTCCTCGCCGAGCGGCACCCCGCGATCATCCGGCAGGTCCGCGAGGCCTTCCCGTACGGTCCCGAGCAGCACCGCGCCCTCGACGCGCTGCTCGACAGCTGTACCAAGGGCGTGATCGAACCCCTTCCCGCCGACGCGCACGACGGCGCCCACTGGACGCGGTGGGGACTGCCCGAGTACACCGGCCGGTCCTGGTTCGACATCCCCTGGCTCTGGTCCGAGAGCTACTTCTACCGCCGCCTCCTCGACGCGGTGGGCTACTTCGGCCCCGGCCCCTGGCAGGGCATCGACCCCTTCCACCCCTTCAAGCAGGCCGAGCTCGACGCCCCGGAGACGGACGAGGAACTCGCCGCCCTGGACGGCCTCGCCGACCTGCCCGCCGACGAACAGTTGCAGGCCCTGCTGCTCGGCTCGCTGTGGGGCAACCGCGCCGACCTCGGTTTCCGTCTCTCCGCGCGGCAGGAGGCCTCGGCCGCGCGGGGACTGGTGGCCGACGACAGCGAGGCGCTGTGGGCGCGTCTCACCAACTCCGGCACCCTCTGTGTGATCGCCGACAACGCCGGCCGCGAGCTCGTCCCCGACCTCCTCCTCGTCGCCCGTCTCCTCGAACTGGGCCGTGTCGAGCGGGCCGTCCTGCACGTCAAGCCGTATCCGTACTACGTCTCCGACGCCACCACCGCCGACGTCGTCGACGCGCTGCGCCGGCTGACCGGAGCGGGCGGGAGGGCCGCCGCGTACGGGCGGACGCTCTGGTCCGCGATGGCCGACGGCCGGCTCACCGTACGTGCCCACCCCTTCGCCGCCGCGCCGCTGCCGTTCGCCGAGCTGCCCGCCGACCTGCGCGAGGAGTTCGCGGCGGCCGCGCTGACGATCGTCAAGGGCGACCTCAACTACCGCCGTCTGGTGGGCGACCGGCTGTGGCCCCCGACCACACCGTTCGCCGACGTCACCGCCTCCTTCCCCGGGCCGGTCGCCGCCCTGCGCACCCTGAAGTCCGACGTGATCACCGGCCTCGACGCGGGCACGGAGGCCGCGCTGGTCGCCGCCGAGGGACAGCGTTGGCGGACCGGCGGGACGCACGCGCTGATCCAGGTCCGGGGATGA
- a CDS encoding lytic polysaccharide monooxygenase, producing the protein MSRMTAHRTALVATALAPLLLWAAGPAQAHGAPTDPASRVFACSPDGGAPSRSVSCRAAVAANGAPFTAWDNLRVANVNGRDRQTIPDGKLCSGGLPAYKGLDLARSDWPTTRLTPGGTLNMKYVSTIAHTGTFRLYLTKPGYDPTKPLTWSDLPQQPFAQVTDPALTDGAYRIRAKLPADRTGHHVLYTIWQNSSTPDTYYSCSDVVFPAASGAGGASSPTPAASASRAGGKDRTSDSPSPTAKNRTTPTRTERTAGAAATPPTEDATAPGSTPVAADADPASDGPSAPLLAGGATAVLVLTGGAALALRLRRR; encoded by the coding sequence ATGTCCCGGATGACCGCACACCGCACCGCCCTGGTGGCCACCGCCCTCGCCCCGCTCCTGCTGTGGGCGGCGGGCCCGGCCCAGGCCCACGGCGCGCCGACGGACCCGGCCAGCCGGGTCTTCGCCTGCTCCCCCGACGGCGGCGCCCCGTCCCGTTCGGTATCGTGCCGGGCGGCCGTCGCCGCGAACGGGGCGCCCTTCACGGCCTGGGACAACCTGCGGGTCGCGAACGTGAACGGCCGGGACCGGCAGACAATTCCCGACGGAAAGCTGTGCAGTGGTGGGCTGCCCGCCTACAAGGGGCTCGACCTCGCCCGCTCCGACTGGCCGACGACGCGTCTGACGCCGGGCGGGACTCTGAACATGAAGTACGTCTCGACGATCGCGCACACCGGCACGTTCCGCCTCTACCTCACCAAGCCGGGCTACGACCCGACGAAGCCACTGACCTGGTCCGACCTGCCTCAGCAGCCGTTCGCGCAGGTGACGGACCCGGCGCTGACCGACGGCGCCTACCGCATCCGGGCGAAGCTGCCGGCCGACCGGACCGGCCACCATGTGCTGTACACGATCTGGCAGAACAGCAGCACGCCGGACACCTACTACTCGTGCTCCGACGTGGTGTTCCCGGCGGCCTCCGGCGCGGGCGGCGCGAGCTCCCCCACACCGGCCGCGTCCGCCTCCCGGGCGGGCGGCAAGGACCGTACGAGCGACAGCCCTTCGCCGACGGCCAAGAACCGGACGACTCCGACGAGGACCGAGCGGACGGCAGGTGCCGCGGCGACCCCGCCGACCGAGGACGCCACCGCACCCGGAAGCACGCCGGTCGCCGCCGACGCCGACCCGGCCTCGGACGGCCCCTCGGCCCCGCTGCTGGCGGGCGGCGCCACCGCGGTGCTGGTGCTCACCGGTGGCGCCGCCCTGGCCCTGCGTCTGCGACGACGGTAA
- a CDS encoding Tat pathway signal sequence domain protein, with product MRTRTLLALTGAVAALTLPAIAPASADDVAVLTTGGLGGTAVAVGDVLTAPLATGTAATLYSSATGTSGLSCTSSQFTATATDNPAAPGTATESLSAHTFASGSCTSNVIGVLGVTSITVNNVPYTTSVASDGTVTVTPASGSTIQTTAVLRTLLGSITCVYQAPSLTGTASNTDNSINFTSQHFTKTSGSSLCFANGYFTAKYAPVTDNGELVYVN from the coding sequence ATGCGTACGCGAACCCTCCTCGCCCTCACCGGCGCTGTCGCGGCACTCACCCTCCCCGCCATCGCCCCCGCCTCGGCGGACGATGTCGCGGTCCTCACCACCGGCGGCCTCGGCGGTACGGCCGTCGCGGTCGGCGACGTCCTCACCGCGCCGCTCGCGACCGGCACCGCGGCCACGCTCTACTCCAGCGCGACCGGGACCAGCGGCCTCTCGTGCACGTCCTCGCAGTTCACCGCCACCGCCACCGACAACCCCGCCGCGCCCGGCACGGCCACCGAGTCGCTCAGCGCGCACACCTTCGCCAGCGGCAGCTGCACCAGCAACGTCATCGGCGTACTCGGCGTCACCAGCATCACGGTCAACAACGTGCCGTACACGACCTCGGTGGCCTCCGACGGCACCGTCACCGTGACCCCGGCGAGCGGCTCCACCATCCAGACCACGGCCGTGCTGCGCACCCTGCTGGGCAGCATCACCTGCGTCTACCAGGCTCCCAGCCTCACCGGCACGGCGAGCAACACCGACAACAGCATCAACTTCACCAGCCAGCACTTCACCAAGACGTCCGGCTCGTCGCTCTGCTTCGCCAACGGCTACTTCACCGCGAAGTACGCCCCGGTGACCGACAACGGCGAGCTGGTCTACGTCAACTGA
- a CDS encoding ScbR family autoregulator-binding transcription factor produces the protein MARQLRAEQTRATIITAAADLFDRHGYESTSLSDIVDHAQVTKGALYFHFAAKEDLAHAIMELQAKTSRRLATEMDARGCSSLEALMRITFGIARLSVEGPIPRAGLRLATGGVEVRPPLRHPFTEWLDIASRRLIGAVKESDLHPDTDVEAVAHSLICFFVGTRVVSRSVEPVRRQPRRLAEMWQILIRGLVPVHRRARYLTLATQLEGEIRTA, from the coding sequence ATGGCGAGGCAGTTACGCGCCGAGCAGACCCGCGCGACGATCATCACGGCCGCCGCGGACCTGTTCGACCGGCACGGCTACGAGTCGACCAGTCTCAGTGACATCGTCGATCACGCCCAAGTCACCAAGGGCGCCCTGTACTTCCACTTCGCGGCCAAGGAGGACCTGGCCCACGCCATCATGGAACTCCAGGCCAAAACCTCGCGCCGGCTGGCCACCGAGATGGACGCCAGGGGCTGTTCCTCGCTGGAAGCCCTCATGCGCATCACCTTCGGCATAGCGCGACTGTCCGTCGAGGGCCCCATCCCACGGGCCGGTCTCCGGCTTGCCACCGGCGGAGTCGAGGTACGTCCGCCGCTGCGGCACCCCTTCACCGAGTGGCTCGACATCGCCTCCCGCCGGCTCATCGGCGCGGTCAAGGAGTCCGACCTCCACCCGGACACCGATGTCGAGGCCGTCGCTCACTCCCTGATCTGCTTCTTCGTCGGCACCCGGGTGGTGAGTCGGTCCGTCGAACCCGTGCGGCGACAGCCGCGCCGACTGGCCGAGATGTGGCAGATCCTGATCCGGGGCCTGGTCCCGGTGCACCGGCGCGCCCGCTATCTGACACTCGCCACCCAGCTCGAGGGAGAGATCAGAACGGCGTGA
- a CDS encoding ScbR family autoregulator-binding transcription factor, with translation MVRQERAIRTRKAILEAAGAVFDEHGYASTTIAMVLERAEVTKGALYFHFPSKESLAQAVLDEQLPFGAVPPHPCRLQEIIDITFVFGRRLLDNSLLQGSVRLTVDQCAPPGVDHTGPYRQWADLLVEMMEQAREQGELLPTVEPRDTVELLVGAFAGIQQMSRALTGRDDLGHRISVLWSHVLPSIAVPGLLLGLDSKPDRGSRVLAAVELSGY, from the coding sequence ATGGTGAGACAAGAGCGTGCCATCCGGACGCGCAAGGCGATCCTGGAGGCCGCGGGCGCGGTTTTCGACGAACACGGCTACGCCTCGACCACCATCGCGATGGTGCTTGAGCGGGCCGAGGTCACCAAAGGTGCCCTGTACTTCCACTTCCCGTCCAAGGAATCCCTCGCCCAGGCGGTACTTGACGAGCAGTTGCCCTTCGGGGCCGTGCCGCCGCACCCGTGCAGGCTGCAGGAGATCATCGACATCACGTTCGTGTTCGGGCGGCGGCTGCTGGACAACTCGCTGCTCCAGGGCAGCGTGCGGCTGACGGTGGACCAGTGCGCGCCGCCCGGCGTCGACCACACGGGCCCCTACCGGCAGTGGGCCGACCTTCTGGTGGAGATGATGGAACAGGCGCGAGAGCAGGGTGAGTTGCTGCCCACGGTGGAGCCCAGGGACACGGTGGAACTACTGGTGGGCGCGTTCGCCGGCATTCAGCAGATGTCACGGGCGCTGACCGGCCGGGACGACCTGGGGCACCGCATCTCGGTCCTGTGGTCCCACGTCCTGCCGAGTATCGCGGTGCCGGGCCTGCTGCTCGGCCTGGACAGCAAACCCGACCGGGGGTCGCGGGTCCTGGCCGCCGTCGAACTGTCCGGGTACTGA
- a CDS encoding Type 1 glutamine amidotransferase-like domain-containing protein — MTAAEPTIVATSGGHRTGGRTMVSFHALVRHAVDLSGVHGRRPRVMYVGTAIGDAEHFAARMAEAARVAGFDLTPLNLFPMPNFDDVEGAVLEQDVVWVMGGSVANLLAVWRVHGLDRVMRRAWESGVVLSGVSAGSLCWFRGGTTDSFGPRLRPLTDALGFLPYGNGVHYDSDAGRRPLVHRLVADGTLPVTYCTDDGVGLVYRGTELVEAVTEVPGKGAYVVTREGDRAVEERVEPRRLPGV, encoded by the coding sequence ATGACCGCCGCGGAACCCACCATCGTCGCCACCTCCGGAGGGCACCGCACCGGAGGACGCACCATGGTGTCGTTCCACGCCCTGGTGCGCCACGCGGTCGACCTCTCGGGCGTCCACGGCCGCCGGCCGCGCGTCATGTACGTGGGAACGGCCATCGGCGACGCCGAACACTTCGCGGCCCGCATGGCCGAGGCCGCGCGCGTGGCCGGGTTCGACCTGACGCCGCTCAATCTCTTCCCCATGCCGAACTTCGACGACGTCGAGGGCGCGGTCCTCGAACAGGACGTCGTCTGGGTGATGGGCGGCTCGGTGGCGAACCTGCTGGCCGTCTGGCGGGTGCACGGACTGGACCGCGTCATGCGCAGGGCCTGGGAGTCCGGCGTCGTGCTCAGCGGTGTCAGCGCGGGTTCCCTGTGCTGGTTCCGGGGCGGCACCACCGACTCCTTCGGGCCGCGGCTGCGCCCGCTCACCGACGCGCTCGGCTTCCTGCCGTACGGCAACGGCGTGCACTACGACAGCGACGCGGGCCGCCGTCCACTGGTCCACCGGCTCGTCGCGGACGGGACCCTCCCGGTCACGTACTGCACCGATGACGGGGTCGGTCTGGTCTACCGCGGCACCGAACTGGTCGAGGCGGTCACCGAGGTCCCGGGGAAGGGCGCCTACGTCGTCACCCGCGAAGGTGACAGGGCGGTGGAGGAACGCGTCGAGCCCCGCAGGCTGCCCGGCGTGTGA
- a CDS encoding DUF6230 family protein encodes MASSSDTSSTAHTPENPESGSTPETSEKTGRRGQVRLRRAAVMAVPAAAIAAALAIFTAEGALGVQFAISGMPFTVTATSLDGTGFEQFGNLDSMIEDSPNQGDTGGQVLVVTSAIKDATLVKLCQSVDLGGINLVIRAGAAKGHPVVASDLTTDSTQLSGNAEFTEIEIGNDASTLDRANAKGNPGVFSQQAKTVHIDDLRQTNYATTAGIFKLPGLKLGFSDEAC; translated from the coding sequence ATGGCCTCGTCCTCGGACACCTCGTCCACCGCCCACACCCCCGAGAACCCGGAAAGCGGTTCCACCCCCGAAACCTCCGAGAAGACCGGGAGACGCGGGCAGGTCAGACTGCGGCGCGCCGCGGTGATGGCCGTGCCGGCCGCCGCGATCGCCGCCGCGCTCGCGATCTTCACCGCCGAAGGAGCGCTCGGTGTGCAGTTCGCGATCTCCGGAATGCCCTTCACGGTCACCGCGACCTCGCTGGACGGCACCGGCTTCGAACAGTTCGGCAACCTCGACAGCATGATCGAGGACAGCCCGAACCAGGGCGACACCGGCGGCCAGGTGCTGGTGGTGACCTCCGCGATCAAGGACGCGACGCTCGTCAAGCTGTGCCAGAGCGTCGACCTGGGCGGGATCAACCTGGTCATCCGCGCGGGCGCCGCCAAGGGCCACCCGGTCGTCGCGAGCGACCTGACCACCGACTCGACCCAGCTGTCGGGCAACGCGGAGTTCACCGAGATCGAGATCGGCAACGACGCCAGCACCCTGGACAGGGCCAACGCCAAGGGCAATCCTGGCGTCTTCAGCCAGCAGGCCAAGACCGTGCACATCGACGATCTCCGGCAGACCAACTACGCCACCACCGCGGGGATCTTCAAGCTGCCCGGCCTGAAGCTCGGCTTCAGCGACGAGGCCTGCTGA
- a CDS encoding NAD(P)H-binding protein produces MILLTGATGTVGRLVTRRLSGLVPLRLLTRDPKRAAALAGPQDEVSGGDFDDRPSLDRALTGVRSALLVTANPLAPAHDERFVAAARAAGVRHVVKLSALAVTDPGANDLITTWQRHNEQLLRGSGLLWTLLRPRAFMTNTLGWAPSVREEGVVRAQNGTAANATVDPRDIAEVAVRALLDTDAHAGRAHALTGPEAMSAVRQTEILGEVLHRPLRFVELTEDEARRRLLTRLPGPVADALVESAGRARAGAKARVDPTTAELLGRPAGGYREWARDHLPEFRG; encoded by the coding sequence GTGATCCTGCTGACCGGAGCGACCGGTACCGTCGGACGCCTGGTGACCCGGCGTCTGTCGGGCCTGGTACCGCTGCGGCTGCTGACCCGGGACCCGAAACGCGCCGCCGCCCTGGCCGGCCCCCAGGACGAGGTGAGCGGCGGGGACTTCGACGACCGGCCGAGCCTGGACCGGGCGCTGACCGGCGTACGGTCGGCCCTGCTGGTCACCGCGAACCCGCTGGCGCCCGCCCACGACGAGCGCTTCGTGGCGGCCGCCCGCGCGGCGGGCGTACGGCATGTGGTGAAGCTGTCGGCCCTCGCGGTCACCGATCCCGGGGCGAACGACCTGATCACCACCTGGCAGCGGCACAACGAGCAACTCCTGCGCGGCTCGGGCCTGTTGTGGACGCTGCTGCGCCCGCGCGCCTTCATGACCAACACCCTCGGCTGGGCCCCTTCGGTGCGGGAGGAAGGCGTGGTGCGGGCCCAGAACGGCACCGCGGCCAACGCGACCGTCGACCCGCGGGACATCGCCGAGGTGGCGGTGCGGGCGCTGCTGGACACGGACGCCCACGCGGGACGGGCACACGCGCTCACCGGGCCCGAGGCCATGAGCGCGGTGCGGCAGACGGAGATCCTCGGTGAGGTCCTGCACCGGCCGCTGCGGTTCGTCGAACTCACCGAGGACGAGGCCCGCCGCCGTCTGCTCACCCGGCTTCCCGGCCCGGTGGCCGACGCGCTCGTCGAGAGCGCCGGACGCGCGCGGGCGGGGGCGAAGGCCCGGGTGGATCCCACGACGGCGGAACTGCTGGGCCGGCCGGCGGGCGGCTACCGGGAGTGGGCGCGCGACCATCTGCCGGAGTTCCGGGGCTGA